GCGGGCAGTGCGCGACAACTCCGCCGAACACATCGACTACATCCGTGGGAGCGCGCACGCACTTCCCTTCGCCGACGCGACATTTGACACCGTGGTGTGCCTCGCCGCGCTCTACCTCATCCCGAATCCCGAACAGGCCGTGCGAGAACTGTGCCGAGTCGCGGGACCGGGCGGCCAGATCGTGATCTTCACATCTCTGCGCACCCCGGCGGCATCGCTACCGGGTGTCACCGGAGCCATGCGCATCGGCGGCTTCCGCGCGTTCGGTCGCGAAGAAGTCACCGGCTGGCTACGTGCTCAGGGGTGGACGGATATCGATCAAACGCTCACCGGCCAGGGACAATTCATCCGCGCCCGCCGCGAGGCCGCGCTGCGCATCGCGACCTGACGGCGGAGCGCTCTCTACTTCTTGTTGGGCACCAATTTGATGAGGTCGGTCATACCCGCCTTGGATGCGAAGTAGCGGGTAAGACCCGGCGCCAGCCGGTTGTTGAGATACTGCAGCCGGGCCTCGGGCGTCACGGGCACGACCTGCTTGTTCCTACGTACCGCGTTCACGATCTGGCGCGCCACCTTGTCGGGGCCGTAGCGACGCATCGCATAGGCCTTGTCACCGGCCTGTTGCATCCGCGCCTCTTCCTCAGCATCCACACCCGAAATCTTGGTGTTGGCAACAATATTGGTGTGCACCACGCCGGGGCAGATGGTGGTGACACCGATATTGTTGGCGGCGAGGTCGGCGCGCAGGCAGTCCGAGAACATGAACACGGCGGACTTGCTCGTCGAGTATGCGGTGAAGGCCTTCTGTGGGCTGTAGGCAGCCATGCTGGAAAGATTGACGATGTGCCCGCCGAGTCCACGTTCGGCCATCTTCGCGCCAAACGCCCGACTGCCGTTCACCACTCCGAACAGGTTGATCTCGATAACACGGCGGAACTCTTCCGAGGGTGTGTCGAGGAAGCCGCCCGCGGCACCCACTCCGGCGTTGTTTACCAGGACGTCGGGTACACCGTGCCGCTTGACGACCTCCTCCGCGTGCGCGTTGACAGCGTCCTCGTCCGCGACATTGAGCCGGTAGGCGTGCGCCACACCGCCGGCCTCTTCGATGAGCGTGACGGTCTCGTTGGCACCGTCGAGGTTCACGTCCGAGAGCACCACCTCGGCACCCTGTCGGGCGAATTCGAGGGCGGTCTCCCTACCGATACCGCTGCCCCCTCCGGTGATGACCACCAGCTGGTCTTCGAACGGCTTGCGGCTCTTACCCATTTCTGCCCTCCGTAGTGCGCGGTTGGGCTCCTTGCCCGATACCGCGTCGATGAGTTCGACAGCCGCCGTGGCGAGCACATTCGGGTGCGAGAACGGCAGCCAATGGCCACCGTCGACCACTCGCCGCCATGTCCGCTGGTTCCATTTGAGCTCGTCGTCGTAGTTCGACTGGCGCACCGCGGGATCACGGGTGCCGACAATCACCTGGACGGGCACACCGGTGTGGCGGTCCTGTGGGTGCAGCATCGCCGGTAGCGCGTTGGCCCGGTAGACACGCAATGTCCTGGTGATATCGCTCATGAACGTCGGCCCGAGGTGAATTTGCTCGACAGGTGCACCTTCGGCGACGGACAGTCCTGCACGCCAACGGTTTTCGTTCATGGTGAGCTTGAGCAGAACATTGGGGATGACGGGGGTCATGGACCCGAACATGTACAGCAACGAGCCAATCTGCCCGAGGGCAAGCGCCACATTCTTCGGAGTGGGACTGCCGAGTCGCGAGCGCACCCACCGGCTCATGTGATGCGCAGAGGGTCCGGAAACGGAGGTGAACGAGGAGAACCGGTGTTCCAGGTCGGGATTGCAGATGGCTTCCCACATCGCGACACTGCCCCAGTCGTGGCCCAGGACATGCACGGGCTTGTCGGGGCTCACCGCATCCGCGACCGCGACGTAGTCGCTGGCCATCTCGGCGAGCCGGAAGTCACGGAAGCTCTTGGGGTTGGTGCTCTTTCCCGCACCGCGATTGTCAATGGCAACCACCCGGAAGCGGTCCCTGAGCAGCGGCACGACGCCGTCCCAGAGGTGATGCGAATCGGGCCATCCGTGCACCAGCAGTAGGGTTTCCCCATCCGGGTTGCCCTGAATGAAGTACGCGACGTCGATATCCCCGTTGCGCACCACGTGCTCGGTGACGACGTCGTTCGTCACTCCGTCGGCGCGCTCTGTCGTGAGAGTCATCCCATGTCTCCGTTCTTAGATGTCGAGTACCAGTCGCCCGCCGTCGGCACGAGACACACATAAGAGCATCTGGCCTTCGGCGCGCTGAGTTTCGGTCAAGAGGGTGTCGCGATGATCGGGGTTCCCCGCGAGCACCTTGACTTTGCAGGTGCCACAGAAGCCCTGCCTGCACGAGTACGGTGTGCCGGGCCGGGCCGCGAGAACCGCATCCAGTGCACTGTTCTGCGGCCCGACATCCAGCACCGGGCCGCCCCCGCCCAGCTGCACCTGGAATGGCACCCCATTCTCGATCGGCGGAGCCGAGAATCGCTCGAAATGCAGTTCTGCGCCCGGGTACTCGGCGACCGCATCGCGAATCACCTTCAGCATGGGCCCGGGCCCGCAGCAATACACCGCCAGATCGGGATGCAATGGCGGCAGCAGATCGGCTGCCGTCGGCATCCCGTCCTCGTCGTCGGTACGGACGGTGATCCGCTCGCCGTATCGGGCCAGCTCATCGCGGAACGGTATGGACTCCTTACTGCGCCCGGCGTAGGTCATCGTCCAGGGGAGCCCACGCTCTGTGGCGACCGCCAGCATGGGCAGAATCGGTGTGATGCCGATGCCGCCGGCCACGAAATGGAACTGGCGGACCCCGGCGTTCAGGTGACCGGTAGTGGCCAGCGGGAAGGCGTTTCGCGGCCCTTTGACGCCGAGCACGTCTCCGACACGCACCGCGTCGTGCAGCTCGATGGATCCCCCTTTGCCTTCGGGTATGCGCCTGACCGCTATCCGGTACCGGTACCGGTCGCGCGGGTCACCGCACAACGAGTACTGACGCACAGCCCCCGACGGCAAGGTGACATCCAGGTGTGCGCCCGGTCGCCACTTCGGCAGTTCTCCTCCACCCACGGCGGCCAGCGTGAAAGCCACCACGTCCTGGTCGGCAGCGACTACCGAACGTTCCCGGACAACCAGATTCAGTGAGCGGTCCACCCATGTGGGTGGACGCACGGGCCCCAGCAACGGGCTCAGCCGCAGCACGGCGGGCAGTGTCTTGCCCAACGCCGCGACGGCCGTCGGCCCCACCACGTCAAGAACTTTCATACCCCAGCCGAGTGGGTGACGGCCCGTCTGAGCCGCCATCGGGTACGTCCGGGTCATGCCGCGGTCGCGGATTTGGCCGCCGGCGACTTGGCCAGATAGGCAACCGCCTGCGCGGTATCCCCGATGGATTCCGGGGTGAATCCGGGCCGCAGGAAACTTCGGAAGCCCTCCCCCAAGACACTCCACTTCAAGGTGACGCCCCGCTTCATCGCCTTGTTGGTTTCACGAGTCCAGCGCGCCAGACTCATCTTCGGTACATCCGGGTCGGCGCGCGCGAGCAGCCAACTGAGAAAAATGAGACCAAATGGGATGGTCGCGCAGGAGCCGATGAAATACACCATCATGCGTGTCCGTCCAACCCCTAAGTGCCGAGCAAGATCCCACGCGACACTGCGGTGCTCGACCTCCTCGGCACCGTGCCAGCGGAACATGTCCGTGATGACCGGATCGGAACCGTACTTTTCGAAGTCATGGTTGAGCAGCCAGTCTCCGGCGGTGGCGGTGAGATGCTCCAGGCCCGCGATAATCGCCACACCTTCGACCATCGCCCGGTATTGCGCCTTCGGTGGGAGCCGGTCCGTCTGCCGTTTGAAAATGGCGAGCATCCGGTCGGTCAGATCGTGCAGCGGCCGCGCGTCGATGCCATGCTGACCGAAGTACTCCAGCAGCGCCTTGTCGTGGGTATCGGAATGCAACTGCTCCTGGCCGATGAAGCCGATGACGTCCTCGCGCAGCTTCTCGTCCTTGATGTGTGGCAGCGCTCGGCCGAATACCTCGACAAAGAACAACTCACCGGCGGGCAGCATGAAATTGAGCGCCGACAGCGCGTGTGAGGCCACCGGCTCATCCGGGATCCATTGCAACGGGGAGTTCGAGAAGTCGAACGTGACGTTGCGAGCATGCAGCGCCACATCGCCGATGTCTGATGTGTCGTTCATCTATCTACCTCCGTGCTGCCGTGGGCTTTCGAGCCTCCTCGACGCCACCTTGGCGCGGAAGCAGATTCAGATCATCCAGCTTGTCCAGCGCCCAGGCTCCCCATCGCTCGGCTCGCTCGATCGAGAATGCCTGGGTGGTACGACGGTTGATTCCCGGCGCCAGTCGGCCCAGGACGTACCCGAGCCATGCCTCGGTGCGCACCGGCACCACCGCAAGGTCGTACTTCACCGCGCGCAGGACGGCGCGCGCCACCAGGTCGGGGCTCATCGGGGAAAACGGCAGGCCGGCCGCGAACTCCTGCACCCGGAGCATGATTTCCTTACCCCGATCGACCATGGCTTGGTCCACGCCCACAGTTATTCCGTTGATCCCGATATTGGTGTTGATGAATCCTGGGCAAATTGCGCTGACACCAACACCTTTCGGACCAAGTTCCAGGCGAAGACATTCGGTGAGCATCTTCACCCCTGCCTTGGACACCGAGTACGGAGCCATCACCGGCGTCGGCGTGAACGCCGCTGCCGAGGCGATGTTGACGATATGCCCGCTGCCGCGCTCAACCATCTGCTCACCGAAGACCCGGCACCCATGCACCACGCCCATGAGGTTCACCGAGAGCAACCGGTCCCAGTCGGCCGGACTGAGTTTCAGAAATGCCCCGCCCAAGGCGATTCCAGCGTTGTTCACCAGCACGTCGGCTACGCCATGGTCGGCGAGTACGTCCCGCGCGAAGGTCTCCCACTGAACCGGATCGGTAACGTCCAATTGCACCGCCGATGCCGTGTTGCCGTCGGCGCGGATCATGGCCGTGGTGGCTTGAGCAGAGTCAAGATCCATATCGGAAACGACCACGTGGGCACCGTGTTTGGCGAATCGAATGGCGGTGGCCCGGCCGATGCCGCTGCCTGCACCGGTCACCACCACCAGCTGGGGCTCGAGTTTGTTGAGTTTCACCTTGGTCTCCTACCGCACGCTCTCGACAAGAATCGGAGCCTGACGCTCAGTGTGTTTGGCCGCCGCACGCTCACCCAGACGCTCGAATCTGTCGATACCGAACGGAGCCATCAGCCGCCTGTTCAGGGCTGGGAACGCCCGCGACAGGAAGTACCCCAACCACGATTCGAGCTTGACCGGAACCACCACGAGATCCAGACGGACCGCACGGGTCACGGCCCGCGCGACGAGGTTGGGGCTCATCGGCGCCCACGGCAGCTTCTCCGTGACGTCGCGCATTCTCTGCATGCTGCGCTGGCTTGCATCAACGATTTCCTGGTCGACGCCGACCATGGTGCCGTGCAGACCGATATTGGTGTTGATGAATCCGGGGCACACGGCGCTCACGCCAACACCCTTGGGTCCCAATTCAAGCCGCAGGCATTCGGTGAGCATCTTCACCCCTGCCTTGGACACCGAATATGGTGCCATCACCGCGGTCGGCGTGTACGACGCCGCCGAGGCAATGTTGACGATGTGGCCTCCCCCACGCGCGACCATCTGCTCACCGAAGACCCGGCATCCGTGCACCACCCCCATCAGATTCACGGACAACTGCTTATCCCAGTCCGCGGCGCTCAGCTTCAGGAATGGGCCGCTGACCACAATTCCAGCGTTGTTCACCAGCACATCCGCCACGCCATGTTCGATGGACACATAGCGGGCAACATCCTCCCAGTGGGCGGGATCGGTGACATCGAGCTGCACAGCCGATGCGTTGCGCCCCTCCACGTGGATCAGATCCACTGTCTCATTGGCGGTGTCCAGATCCAGATCGGTAACCACCACGTAAGCACCGCGTTTGGCGAATCGGATGGCGGTCGCTCGTCCAATACCGCTCCCCGCACCGGTCACCACCACCAACCGGGGTTCCAGCGGATTGTTTCTCATGCACTCTCACCGACGGTCGATGCCACGATCTCGGGAACCACAGCGCCCGTTGAGTAGCGATATACGTCGAGGTTGTAATGCCGGTTTTGCCAGTACATCTCGCCGTGCGTCGTCGGCCGGAATGGCGAGTCACCATTCTGATCCAGGTAGTACGTATTCGAACCGGCGCACACATCGGTGAACAGGAAATTCTTCTCCTGCCGCTTCAGGCACTTCTGGAAGTACTCGTCGTGGGCCTCCTGCCGGATCTCGCAGACGGTGGCTCCGCGGCGCTTGGTCTCGGCGATGGCCCGCGCCAAGTGCGCCGATGTCGCCTCGATCATCCACAGGTAGGACCCCAGGACAAATCCATACGGCCCGGTGATGGAGAACATATTGGGGTACCCGGGCACTGAAACCCCTTGGTAGGACTGGAAACGGTGCTTGTCCCAGAAGTCGCCGAGATTCCGTCCGTGGCGCCCGAGAACAGGGAATGGTGGCACAGAACCCTTGTCCCACAGCTTGAATCCCGTCGCGCAGATCAGCACGTCGACGTCGTGCTCAACCCCGTCCACCGTACGCACTCCGGTGGGCGTCACGCATTCGATCGATTCGGTGACCAAACTGACGTCATTCCGGTTGAACGTCTTGAGGTACTCATTGGACATCGACGGGCGCTTGCAACCCAACCCATACTGGGGGATCAACTTCTCCCTGATGACGGGATCATGGACCTGCTCGCGCATCCAGCGGCGCATCGGCGCCTCGCCGGCACGGCGAACCGCGTTGATCAGCCAGGGCGGGCCGGCCACCTGACCGCTCATCGCAAGCTCGATGCCGACGGTCGCCACCGATCGGATGGCAGAACGAATCCGCCTATTTCCCAGCACTCTCCGCCCAAGAGAGCCGATTTCGAGATCGAACTTCGGCCCCACCCAGATTGGTGTGCGCTGGAAGACCGTGAGATGGCTGGTGTGGTCGACGATGGCCGGAACCAACTGCAAGGAGGTCGCCCCGGTCCCTATCACCGCGACACGCTTACCCTCAAGCGCCACGTCGTGATCCCACAGGGCGGTATGCAGGAGCGTTCCGGCGAAGTCATCGACTCCCGGGATGTCGGGCATCTTCGGGCGTTCCAGGCCACCGACCGCCATCACGCAGTATCTGGCGGTAATTTCCTTTCCGCCGTCAGTAGTCAATCTCCACAAGCTGTTTCGCTCATCAAACTCCGCGCGGATGATGCTTGTCCCTAATCGCAGCTTCTCGCGCAGTCCGTACTTGTCCACCATGAAATCGGCGTAGTGCTGTAACTCGTCCCCCGGCGCGAACAGACGCGACCAATCGCCACGTTGTTCATAGGAGAAGCTGTACACCACTGACGGGATGTCAACTGCGACCCCGGGATAGGTGTTCGCATGCCAGGTGCCACCCACCTGGTCCCATTTGTCGATGACGACGAAATCGTGGATACCTTTGCGTTGCAACGCAATGCCGGTCCCGATTCCACCGAATCCGGCCCCGATCACCGCTACCTCGTGATCGGGTTGTGTCAGTTCGGCCGTCGTTGAATGCCGTGCGGCAGTGCTCACCGTTCGCGTCTCCTTTGACGTGTCGCGGGCTACTTGAGATGGTCGACGAGAATGCCCTTGGTGCCGAAAAGCTCTTTCTGCCAACGATCCAGCAGTTCATCGGTGTTGATGTCGTCGGGATGAAAGCCCGGTCGCAGATACTTGCGGACGTCTCCCAAAATTCCCTTGAACAAGGGCCCGCCGAAAAGTCCCCGCGCTTCTTTCAGCAGTCGGAGCGGTTGACGCCGCGCGACCGGATCGGACAGCAGCGATCCCGCCAGGATGCCGAGCGTCAGCGGCGGGACGATGGTCATCGCGGCCAGCGTGAGCCCGATCCTCATTGTCTCAGTACCGCCAACCGCGCGATACACATCGAACGCCACCGACTTGTGTTCCAGTTCCTCCAAAGCGTGCCAGTTCAGCAGATGCCAGACCTCGGGATCACCCGGAATGGCCTGTACCTCATCACTGCCCAGCAGCCGCTCGGCGAGGATCGCGGTCATGTGTTCGGCCATGGCCGTGAACGCCAGATGCGCGTGGGCGGGGAGCATGTTCTCGAACCTGATCAACCGGTCAACCTGCTTCTGCGAATCCCACCACGCGATGGGATAGCCCATTTCGACCAGCTTCTCGTTGACCCGGCGATGCTCCTGCCCGTGCACCGACTCCTGCCCGATGAATCCCGCGACACGCTTCTTGAGCACTGGATCGGTGATCTGGTCAGAGAACTTGCGCACCGAACGGATGAATCCCTCTTCCCCGGGCGGGAAGCCCCCGGAAAGTCCCGCGACGAAGTGGCTGTAGACGATGTCATCTTCCACGAAGTACTTGTGGGCATTGCCGTCATCGCCGAACCGAAATCTGATCCGCCGAGTCTTGGGGTACGCCGCAGCTGGGCTCACCATGTCATCACTCCCTTGTGACGGTAAGTTACTAGTACTCAAAGTACTACCTGGAGTACACCATAAGACGGCGGCGGCATGGGACGCAATACACCGCGGCAGATGAAATAGGCGCAACACAGCGCTGGGCCGATCAGCGATAGGCGCAGCGCGAGAAGAGAAGAAGCGCCCTGGAACAGCGCTGGAAGCTATTCGGCAGGTACGAGGACGGGTTCGTCCGGATTCAGCTCGACGCCACGGGCCTTGGCCGATGCCGCGAGCCCACCCCACACGTAAACCACCAGCTCGTCGACAAGGGTTTCCTTGCTGATGACCGGCTCATCGAACCAGCGCAGTACGGCAATACCGGTGGAGGCCAGCATCGCGTCGATCACGTACTCGATGTGGTCGGCGTTGCCGCCGCGGGAGCTGAAGACCGAGCCCACCAGCTGGGCAATGGCATCGGACAACGGGCGGCCACTCTCGATGAGCGATGTCGCATTCGCGTACTGAACGCTCAGCAGAAACCGCACCAGGTTGGGCCGCTCATCGACGAGGTCGACATAGCCGGCCAACCCGGAGCGGAAAAGTTCGAGCAGACTGACGGACAGGTCGATGTTCGAGACCAATCGCTCGACAACCAATTCCTGAACGCGCATCGCCACCGCGGCGAAGAGGGCTTCCTTGTCGGTGAAGAAGCGATATAGCTTGGGCCGGGAAATCCCGGCCGATTTCAGGACGTCGTCGATCGAGAGGTCGGGACCGAGTTCGTCGATCGCGTTCAGGGTGGCTTCGACCAATTCCGCGCGAACCTTCGCACGGTGCTCACGCCACCGGTCGACGCGCGCATCACCGGTCAGCTCAGGAAGGCCGCGATCGGGATACACCTGCGTTGACACGCCCACATCGTAGACCGAATAGCTGGGCGTTCGAGGCGCATAGGACCACGTAGGAGGACCGATCTTCGCCATGGCAGATCGTGACCAACGCCCCTCGGCAGACCACCAGCAAATAATGCGGTTACCGCGATGAGATCGTGCGCCCTAGATTAAGGTATGGACCATCTCTACCCCACCTCGGTATATTTATCCGACATAGAGTTCAGCTAATGAAGCTGGTTGTGACCGCGCCCGAATGCGAGGCGGCAAGTTAGTGCATTTACCAAAATATTTGCCAGGAGTGGTTACTGTGTTCGCGTGGCCAGCACCAACGGAGACCGGCGAGGACCGGGCCGCCCGCCGAACCCACAGCGTGCACGCGAACGCCAGCGCACCCTGACCGAGGCGGCCGCACTGGAGTTCGCCGAGAAGGGCTACCACAAGGCCAGCATCACCGACATCACCCAGCGCGCGGGCGTTGGCCGGGGCACGTTTTATCTGTATTTCGATACCAAACGCGATGCGCTGGACGCGGTGATCGACAGTTACTTCCAGAGAACACTCGCCGCGGTGAATGACACCAGCGACCTGTCGGGCAAGGCGGGCGACTTTGAACAGCATCTGCGCACGGTCTTCACCCGCCTGTTCGACATGCTGGACAACAGCCCCGAGATCATGCAGGTCATCCTGCGTGAGGGCTTGCTCGACTCGGCGATGACCAAACGCATGTTCGGCATCCTCGACCTCATCGAGTCCGTCAACATCACCATCATCGAGCAGGCCCGCGCCGACGGCACCATCACCTCGGCCATCGATGCCGCCTTCCTGGCGCATGCCATCACCGGGTTGTCGATGGCGGCCACCCTCAAGGCGGTCCGAGGCGAGCTCGCGGGCGATGCGCGCGAGACATACATCGACTCGTTTATCGAGCTGGTGCGGTCGATCACGACCGTTCCCCCCGCACTCGCAAATTCTTGACAATTCGCGTCCCAAGATCTGGAACCTCAGCTAGCCTCTGCTCTAGCCAATAAACTGACCACTGAACCAGTGAATTGCTAGAGGACCGGGTCGGGGGACCTCCGACAGCCTCGTCATGACTGCGCCCTAACCGGGACGCAGGCCACGCCCGCGTGTGCGGGCACACGCTACGACCTGACGATCGCGGCAACCCTGCGCTTGACATGGATCATGACCTACACCACACTAAGCCACCGACTGTGATGTGGAGTACTAGATACCCGCTGTTACACAGTTGTCCATTAGGCGGGCTGTTCGTCCAGGTCGGGCCCGAAATGAGAAGCCAAAGGAGCCACTGTTGAACTCAGCCGTGAGTCAAGTAGTGGCCGAGACGCGGGCAGAGTCCGCTCCGGTGGACTGGTTCGAAGACTCCGATGGTGACTCCGACAGCAAATCGCACGTGGACGGCGGGCCTGATTCTCCCTCCGGCGGAGCGTTCCAGCTACTCAATCGGGCCCCTGGAATCGTCCGGCGCCCGGCTGAATATGTGATCTCCCAGACCGATTCGATGCTGAAAACGCTCGGACGTTATGTCGATCTGGTGGCGCAATCATTCGCGTTTCTCATCAGCGACATCGTCCGGCTACGCCATCCGTGGCAGGACACCGTGATCCAGTCCTGGTTCATCCTGACGGTCACGGTCGTTCCGGCGATCCTGGTGTCCATCCCGTTCGGTGTGATCGTCGCCGTTCAGGCCGGCAGCATCATCTCGCAGGTCGGCGCCTCGTCTATCTCTGGCGCGGCCGGCGGCCTGGGCGTGATCCAGCAGGGCGCACCCATCGTCGCCGCCCTCCTCCTGGGTGGAGCGGCAGGGTCGGCCGTCGCCACCGATCTCGGTGCCAGAAGCATCCGGGAAGAGGTCGACGCCATGCGGGTCATGGGTGTCAATCCCGTTCAGCGCCTGGTAACCCCGCGACTGGCGGCGATTCTCTTCGTGTCACCGCTGTTGTGCATCTTCATCATTTTCGTGGGTATCTTCGCCGGCTACCTGGTCAACGTGGGTTTTCAAGGCGGCACGCCCGGCAGCTACCTGTCTTCGTTCGCCGCGTTCGCCAACGTCAACGATGTCACCGTCGCGGTTCTCAAGACCTGGCTGTTCGGTGTCGTGGTCATCCTCGTGGCCTGCCAGCGCGGTCTGGAGGCCAAGGGCGGCGCACGAGGTGTTGCCGATGCCGTCAACGCCACCGTGGTGAT
This genomic window from Mycobacteroides chelonae contains:
- a CDS encoding PDR/VanB family oxidoreductase; translated protein: MKVLDVVGPTAVAALGKTLPAVLRLSPLLGPVRPPTWVDRSLNLVVRERSVVAADQDVVAFTLAAVGGGELPKWRPGAHLDVTLPSGAVRQYSLCGDPRDRYRYRIAVRRIPEGKGGSIELHDAVRVGDVLGVKGPRNAFPLATTGHLNAGVRQFHFVAGGIGITPILPMLAVATERGLPWTMTYAGRSKESIPFRDELARYGERITVRTDDEDGMPTAADLLPPLHPDLAVYCCGPGPMLKVIRDAVAEYPGAELHFERFSAPPIENGVPFQVQLGGGGPVLDVGPQNSALDAVLAARPGTPYSCRQGFCGTCKVKVLAGNPDHRDTLLTETQRAEGQMLLCVSRADGGRLVLDI
- a CDS encoding SDR family NAD(P)-dependent oxidoreductase → MKLNKLEPQLVVVTGAGSGIGRATAIRFAKHGAHVVVSDMDLDSAQATTAMIRADGNTASAVQLDVTDPVQWETFARDVLADHGVADVLVNNAGIALGGAFLKLSPADWDRLLSVNLMGVVHGCRVFGEQMVERGSGHIVNIASAAAFTPTPVMAPYSVSKAGVKMLTECLRLELGPKGVGVSAICPGFINTNIGINGITVGVDQAMVDRGKEIMLRVQEFAAGLPFSPMSPDLVARAVLRAVKYDLAVVPVRTEAWLGYVLGRLAPGINRRTTQAFSIERAERWGAWALDKLDDLNLLPRQGGVEEARKPTAARR
- a CDS encoding metal-dependent hydrolase — translated: MVSPAAAYPKTRRIRFRFGDDGNAHKYFVEDDIVYSHFVAGLSGGFPPGEEGFIRSVRKFSDQITDPVLKKRVAGFIGQESVHGQEHRRVNEKLVEMGYPIAWWDSQKQVDRLIRFENMLPAHAHLAFTAMAEHMTAILAERLLGSDEVQAIPGDPEVWHLLNWHALEELEHKSVAFDVYRAVGGTETMRIGLTLAAMTIVPPLTLGILAGSLLSDPVARRQPLRLLKEARGLFGGPLFKGILGDVRKYLRPGFHPDDINTDELLDRWQKELFGTKGILVDHLK
- a CDS encoding flavin-containing monooxygenase — its product is MSTAARHSTTAELTQPDHEVAVIGAGFGGIGTGIALQRKGIHDFVVIDKWDQVGGTWHANTYPGVAVDIPSVVYSFSYEQRGDWSRLFAPGDELQHYADFMVDKYGLREKLRLGTSIIRAEFDERNSLWRLTTDGGKEITARYCVMAVGGLERPKMPDIPGVDDFAGTLLHTALWDHDVALEGKRVAVIGTGATSLQLVPAIVDHTSHLTVFQRTPIWVGPKFDLEIGSLGRRVLGNRRIRSAIRSVATVGIELAMSGQVAGPPWLINAVRRAGEAPMRRWMREQVHDPVIREKLIPQYGLGCKRPSMSNEYLKTFNRNDVSLVTESIECVTPTGVRTVDGVEHDVDVLICATGFKLWDKGSVPPFPVLGRHGRNLGDFWDKHRFQSYQGVSVPGYPNMFSITGPYGFVLGSYLWMIEATSAHLARAIAETKRRGATVCEIRQEAHDEYFQKCLKRQEKNFLFTDVCAGSNTYYLDQNGDSPFRPTTHGEMYWQNRHYNLDVYRYSTGAVVPEIVASTVGESA
- a CDS encoding MlaE family ABC transporter permease, whose protein sequence is MSQVVAETRAESAPVDWFEDSDGDSDSKSHVDGGPDSPSGGAFQLLNRAPGIVRRPAEYVISQTDSMLKTLGRYVDLVAQSFAFLISDIVRLRHPWQDTVIQSWFILTVTVVPAILVSIPFGVIVAVQAGSIISQVGASSISGAAGGLGVIQQGAPIVAALLLGGAAGSAVATDLGARSIREEVDAMRVMGVNPVQRLVTPRLAAILFVSPLLCIFIIFVGIFAGYLVNVGFQGGTPGSYLSSFAAFANVNDVTVAVLKTWLFGVVVILVACQRGLEAKGGARGVADAVNATVVIGVVTVMVLNTVITQIVAMFMPSKVG
- a CDS encoding class I SAM-dependent methyltransferase, which encodes MGNQPDLTLAETFVDPTRITQSPRREHGYLDVLGPEDDEPVSLANQFMQSRLLAAIYERAWRPMFTRGFSYGGKSTLKAHTALMGEIAGRGDLKILDVACGPGLYTRELAAQLGDDGACIGLDLSGPMLRRAVRDNSAEHIDYIRGSAHALPFADATFDTVVCLAALYLIPNPEQAVRELCRVAGPGGQIVIFTSLRTPAASLPGVTGAMRIGGFRAFGREEVTGWLRAQGWTDIDQTLTGQGQFIRARREAALRIAT
- a CDS encoding TetR/AcrR family transcriptional regulator, encoding MASTNGDRRGPGRPPNPQRARERQRTLTEAAALEFAEKGYHKASITDITQRAGVGRGTFYLYFDTKRDALDAVIDSYFQRTLAAVNDTSDLSGKAGDFEQHLRTVFTRLFDMLDNSPEIMQVILREGLLDSAMTKRMFGILDLIESVNITIIEQARADGTITSAIDAAFLAHAITGLSMAATLKAVRGELAGDARETYIDSFIELVRSITTVPPALANS
- a CDS encoding SDR family oxidoreductase, translating into MTLTTERADGVTNDVVTEHVVRNGDIDVAYFIQGNPDGETLLLVHGWPDSHHLWDGVVPLLRDRFRVVAIDNRGAGKSTNPKSFRDFRLAEMASDYVAVADAVSPDKPVHVLGHDWGSVAMWEAICNPDLEHRFSSFTSVSGPSAHHMSRWVRSRLGSPTPKNVALALGQIGSLLYMFGSMTPVIPNVLLKLTMNENRWRAGLSVAEGAPVEQIHLGPTFMSDITRTLRVYRANALPAMLHPQDRHTGVPVQVIVGTRDPAVRQSNYDDELKWNQRTWRRVVDGGHWLPFSHPNVLATAAVELIDAVSGKEPNRALRRAEMGKSRKPFEDQLVVITGGGSGIGRETALEFARQGAEVVLSDVNLDGANETVTLIEEAGGVAHAYRLNVADEDAVNAHAEEVVKRHGVPDVLVNNAGVGAAGGFLDTPSEEFRRVIEINLFGVVNGSRAFGAKMAERGLGGHIVNLSSMAAYSPQKAFTAYSTSKSAVFMFSDCLRADLAANNIGVTTICPGVVHTNIVANTKISGVDAEEEARMQQAGDKAYAMRRYGPDKVARQIVNAVRRNKQVVPVTPEARLQYLNNRLAPGLTRYFASKAGMTDLIKLVPNKK
- a CDS encoding metal-dependent hydrolase — encoded protein: MNDTSDIGDVALHARNVTFDFSNSPLQWIPDEPVASHALSALNFMLPAGELFFVEVFGRALPHIKDEKLREDVIGFIGQEQLHSDTHDKALLEYFGQHGIDARPLHDLTDRMLAIFKRQTDRLPPKAQYRAMVEGVAIIAGLEHLTATAGDWLLNHDFEKYGSDPVITDMFRWHGAEEVEHRSVAWDLARHLGVGRTRMMVYFIGSCATIPFGLIFLSWLLARADPDVPKMSLARWTRETNKAMKRGVTLKWSVLGEGFRSFLRPGFTPESIGDTAQAVAYLAKSPAAKSATAA
- a CDS encoding SDR family NAD(P)-dependent oxidoreductase, producing MRNNPLEPRLVVVTGAGSGIGRATAIRFAKRGAYVVVTDLDLDTANETVDLIHVEGRNASAVQLDVTDPAHWEDVARYVSIEHGVADVLVNNAGIVVSGPFLKLSAADWDKQLSVNLMGVVHGCRVFGEQMVARGGGHIVNIASAASYTPTAVMAPYSVSKAGVKMLTECLRLELGPKGVGVSAVCPGFINTNIGLHGTMVGVDQEIVDASQRSMQRMRDVTEKLPWAPMSPNLVARAVTRAVRLDLVVVPVKLESWLGYFLSRAFPALNRRLMAPFGIDRFERLGERAAAKHTERQAPILVESVR
- a CDS encoding TetR/AcrR family transcriptional regulator, giving the protein MGVSTQVYPDRGLPELTGDARVDRWREHRAKVRAELVEATLNAIDELGPDLSIDDVLKSAGISRPKLYRFFTDKEALFAAVAMRVQELVVERLVSNIDLSVSLLELFRSGLAGYVDLVDERPNLVRFLLSVQYANATSLIESGRPLSDAIAQLVGSVFSSRGGNADHIEYVIDAMLASTGIAVLRWFDEPVISKETLVDELVVYVWGGLAASAKARGVELNPDEPVLVPAE